From a single Lolium rigidum isolate FL_2022 chromosome 7, APGP_CSIRO_Lrig_0.1, whole genome shotgun sequence genomic region:
- the LOC124672133 gene encoding FCS-Like Zinc finger 1-like yields MMKGSGAITNMKPTSPSSMFYVHEGDVAQSHHFLEECSLCAKPLSGDIFMYRGDTPFCSEECRRQQIEVDRARHRRKKHAAAHAVSARKEHHRHHHHHHHHHHRQHQHQHQRAMVNATPWNDAGFAARSPALRV; encoded by the exons ATGATGAAGGGGAGCGGTGCCATCACGAACATGAAGCCAACGTCGCCGTCGTCCATGTTCTACGTCCACGAGGGTGACGTCGCCCAGAGCCACCACTTCCTGGAGGAGTGCTCCCTCTGCGCCAAGCCGCTCTCCGGCGACATCTTCATGTACAG AGGTGACACGCCGTTCTGCAGCGAGGAGTGCAGGCGGCAGCAGATCGAGGTGGACAGGGCGAGGCACCGGCGGAAGAAGCACGCGGCGGCGCACGCCGTGTCGGCGCGGAAGGAGCACCaccggcaccaccaccaccaccatcaccaccaccaccgtcagcaccagcaccagcaccagAGGGCCATGGTGAATGCCACCCCGTGGAACGACGCCGGGTTCGCCGCGAGGAGCCCCGCGTTGCGCGTGTGA